The following are encoded together in the Amblyraja radiata isolate CabotCenter1 chromosome 27, sAmbRad1.1.pri, whole genome shotgun sequence genome:
- the LOC116988514 gene encoding zinc finger and BTB domain-containing protein 8A-like, with protein sequence MEISSHQARLFQQLNEQRKQEMFCDCSIIVEGRVFKGHRNVLFASCGYFRMLLLHSAQDAGQPTVATFNVFSADAFAIILDFIYSGTLSLSSQNVIDVMSAASYLQMTDVFSVCKNFIKSSLDISIKEKYLNYSNNGKITCGEAISLHTISQNLETNSCRSQKNSNLGSLVGQSRISFNFHQAISSLPFSRDQLSISIANNQEHMDVSELAVYKASTLCISGANARTSEHKNVVPYSDKKRVPGLESIALPVSFFRHQQIDMLPLLQDFSDSIEQPSQNRDRKTEDCNPSIPKIVEVAAKWKREIAGDCNVLRKVRFKCPFCTHTVKRKSDLKRHLRSHTGERPYYCNSCDKRFTRLEHLRNHHLSVHRSRDIITCKVCKKPFTGIATKPAQDGATSLGLCINCIDATNSDEPIDLDSHTDHDIEFQESDKESGWISREPDGETEFLSSGGEDPESCQVHAVREILADEDEQV encoded by the exons ATGGAGATCTCCTCACACCAAGCCCGTTTATTTCAACAATTAAATGAACAGCGCAAACAAGAAATGTTTTGTGACTGTAGCATCATTGTGGAGGGAAGAGTCTTCAAGGGTCACCGTAATGTTTTATTTGCCAGCTGTGGTTACTTCCGTATGTTACTTCTGCATAGTGCCCAGGATGCGGGACAGCCTACTGTAGCCACGTTCAATGTCTTCTCTGCAGATGCATTTGCAATTATTTTGGATTTCATATATTCAGGAACATTGTCACTCTCAAGCCAAAATGTTATTGATGTGATGTCAGCAGCCAGCTACCTGCAAATGACAGATGTGTTCAGTGTTTGCAAGAACTTCATCAAATCATCACTGGACATAAGTATAAAagagaaatatttaaattattccAATAATGGCAAGATTACATGTGGCGAAGCAAtatccttgcacaccatcagccagAATCTGGAGACTAATTCTTGCCGTAGTCAGAAGAACTCCAATCTCGGAAGTCTTGTTGGGCAATCCCGGATAAGTTTCAACTTTCATCAGGCAATTTCAAGCCTTCCCTTTTCCAGAGACCAGTTGTCAATTTCTATCGCCAATAATCAAGAGCATATGGATGTTTCTGAACTTGCTGTTTACAAAGCTAGTACCTTGTGTATTTCAGGTGCAAATGCAAGAACATCTGAACACAAAAATGTTGTTCCATACAGTGATAAGAAGAGAGTACCAGGTTTGGAATCAATTGCCCTTCCAGTGAGTTTTTTCAGGCATCAGCAGATAGATATGCTGCCTCTGCTACAAGATTTCAGTGATTCAATTGAGCAACCTTCTCAAAATAGAGATCGAAAGACAGAAGACTGTAATCCATCAATACCTAAAATTGTGGAGGTTGCAGCTAAATGGAAAAGAGAAATAGCAG GAGACTGCAATGTATTACGAAAGGTGAGATTCAAGTGCCCTTTCTGTACACATACTGTGAAGAGGAAATCTGACTTGAAGCGACATCTACGATCACATACAGGAGAGAGACCATATTATTGCAATTCCTGTGACAAACGATTCACACGACTTGAGCATCTCCGCAACCACCACCTGAGT GTCCACAGATCTAGAGACATCATTACTTGCAAAGTTTGCAAGAAGCCATTCACTGGCATTGCAACCAAACCTGCACAAGATGGTGCCACATCTTTAGGTCTGTGCATTAACTGCATAGATGCAACGAATTCTGATGAGCCTATCGACTTAGATTCACATACAGACCATGATATAGAATTTCAGGAAAGTGACAAAGAGTCTGGCTGGATTTCTAGAGAGCCTGATGGCGAGACTGAGTTCCTGAGTTCTGGGGGAGAAGATCCAGAAAGCTGCCAAGTTCATGCAGTACGAGAAATCCTGGCTGACGAAGATGAACAAGTCTAA